In one Staphylococcus lutrae genomic region, the following are encoded:
- a CDS encoding HAD family hydrolase, with amino-acid sequence MAQLKWILFDKDGTLIHFDESWVKIGIQLVNDVCAHFNIKDVASVYRAIGVNGNQFVKGSVMERGTLAEMIDVFQQFTQQDVSQWVSQQSQKLMRQRVPEIELYPGVQTLLERLKVQSYRLGLVTSDNATGMTQFIEQTGLEGYFDLLISTNEGQYEKPDIRLLNPLWEQGISGKQVVMVGDTDIDMRTGKNMGSALNVGVRTGLGRDATFDAADAVIDHVGLLEDVLTEMTSE; translated from the coding sequence ATGGCGCAATTGAAATGGATTTTATTTGATAAAGATGGGACTTTGATTCATTTTGATGAAAGTTGGGTCAAAATAGGGATTCAGCTCGTCAATGATGTTTGTGCGCATTTTAATATTAAAGATGTAGCGTCTGTGTATCGTGCAATCGGCGTTAACGGCAATCAATTTGTTAAAGGCAGTGTGATGGAGCGCGGTACATTGGCAGAGATGATTGATGTGTTTCAACAGTTCACGCAACAAGATGTGTCGCAATGGGTGTCACAACAGAGTCAAAAGTTGATGCGTCAGCGTGTTCCTGAAATTGAACTTTACCCGGGTGTTCAGACATTGCTTGAACGTTTAAAAGTCCAGTCGTACCGATTAGGTCTTGTGACAAGTGATAATGCGACAGGCATGACTCAGTTTATTGAGCAGACAGGTCTGGAAGGTTATTTTGATTTATTGATTTCAACAAATGAGGGGCAATATGAAAAACCAGACATTCGTTTGCTTAATCCTTTATGGGAACAGGGGATTAGTGGGAAGCAGGTTGTTATGGTTGGAGACACAGATATTGATATGCGTACCGGTAAAAATATGGGGAGTGCATTGAATGTAGGTGTGAGAACGGGTCTAGGCAGGGATGCGACATTTGATGCGGCGGATGCGGTCATTGATCATGTGGGTTTATTAGAAGATGTTTTAACGGAGATGACTTCAGAATAA
- a CDS encoding deoxynucleoside kinase has product MNEYNIPSNAVITIAGTVGVGKSSLTRALAEKLNFRTSYENVEHNPYLDKFYHDFNRWSFHLQIYFLAERFKEQKRMFEYGGGFVQDRSIYEDVDIFAKMHEEQGTMSREDFDTYSNLFKAMVLTPYFPKPDVLIYLESDYDTVINRIQTRGRQMEIETDPEYWKMLFKRYDDWINQFNACPVVRVNIKEYDLYEDPASIDIVLKKIEQVIQTYRQVDPRS; this is encoded by the coding sequence ATGAATGAATATAATATTCCATCCAATGCCGTCATTACTATTGCGGGGACTGTAGGTGTTGGCAAATCTTCTTTAACACGGGCGCTTGCCGAAAAACTCAACTTTAGAACTTCATATGAAAACGTTGAACACAATCCATACTTAGATAAATTTTATCACGACTTCAATCGTTGGAGTTTTCATCTCCAAATTTATTTTTTAGCTGAGCGCTTTAAAGAACAAAAGCGTATGTTTGAATACGGTGGCGGTTTTGTTCAAGATCGTTCGATTTATGAAGACGTTGATATTTTTGCAAAAATGCATGAAGAACAAGGGACCATGTCACGTGAAGACTTCGATACATATTCAAACCTTTTTAAAGCCATGGTCTTAACCCCCTATTTTCCAAAACCAGATGTGCTGATTTATCTTGAATCAGATTATGATACTGTGATTAATCGCATTCAAACGCGCGGACGTCAAATGGAAATCGAAACAGATCCTGAATATTGGAAAATGTTATTCAAACGCTATGATGACTGGATTAATCAGTTTAACGCATGCCCCGTTGTCCGTGTGAACATCAAAGAATATGATTTGTACGAAGATCCCGCTTCCATTGATATCGTCTTGAAAAAAATCGAACAAGTCATCCAAACATACAGACAAGTTGATCCACGTTCATAG